One Methylosinus sp. LW4 genomic region harbors:
- a CDS encoding enoyl-CoA hydratase-related protein translates to MKNREQNREILVRRDGPLLRIVIDRPAKRNALDKSMYEAMISAFAKADAEEEIRAIVLSSAGDDFTAGNDLEDFRRPLDNPHDFPALRFVRALAALQTPLVAAVAGDAIGVGVTMLFHCDLVYASHGARFKMPFVDLGVIPEAASTLLVPQRIGLVKATEFLLLCDSFGASEALRLGIVNAVAGFDEVEEMAVDAARRLAAKPRAALAATRRLLRGDSAAVAARIEEEAALFAAALTMRETRARLEAFFAGAPASDPLGQSSDNLA, encoded by the coding sequence ATGAAAAATCGCGAGCAGAATCGTGAGATCCTCGTCCGCCGGGACGGCCCGCTGCTGCGGATCGTCATCGACCGGCCGGCCAAGCGCAACGCGCTCGACAAATCCATGTACGAGGCGATGATCTCCGCTTTCGCCAAGGCCGACGCCGAGGAGGAGATTCGCGCCATCGTGCTGTCGAGCGCCGGCGACGATTTCACCGCCGGCAACGACCTCGAGGATTTCCGCCGCCCGCTGGACAATCCGCATGATTTCCCCGCTCTGCGCTTCGTCCGCGCGCTGGCGGCGTTGCAGACGCCGCTCGTCGCCGCCGTGGCGGGCGACGCCATCGGCGTCGGCGTGACCATGCTGTTCCATTGCGATCTCGTCTACGCCTCGCATGGGGCGCGCTTCAAAATGCCTTTCGTCGATCTCGGCGTCATCCCGGAGGCGGCCTCGACGCTGCTGGTCCCGCAGCGCATCGGCCTCGTCAAGGCGACGGAATTCCTGCTGCTCTGCGATAGCTTCGGGGCGAGCGAGGCGCTGCGCCTCGGCATCGTCAATGCGGTCGCCGGATTCGACGAAGTGGAGGAAATGGCGGTGGACGCGGCGCGTCGGCTGGCGGCCAAGCCGCGCGCGGCGCTGGCGGCGACGCGGCGCCTGCTGCGGGGCGATTCGGCGGCCGTGGCCGCGAGGATTGAGGAGGAGGCGGCGCTCTTCGCGGCCGCTCTGACGATGCGCGAGACGCGCGCGCGGCTCGAGGCGTTTTTCGCCGGCGCCCCGGCCAGCGATCCGCTCGGTCAGTCGTCGGACAATCTGGCGTAG